The Gordonia iterans DNA window GACGGCGTCACCCGGTGAACCGCGCGAAGGACCGCGCCAGAACGTCGGTGAACTCGTGGGGATCTTCGACGGCGGCGGGGTCGGAGTTGACGCCGACGAAGGCGGTGCCGTCGTAGGTGAGCAGCCCGACGTTGATCGCCGCCCCGGACTTCGGGGCGAACGGGACCAGCGTCCGCACTTTCGCGCCGCAGAGATAGACCGGCACAGGTGGGCCCGGGACGTTGGTGGCGGCGACGTCGACGCCCTTCATCAGCATTCCGGCCAACTGCTCGGTGGCCGGGCCGGGTAGCAGTGCCATCGCCTTGTAGATCACCTCGGAGAGATTCAGCGCCGGGTCGCGCCGGGCGTCGTCGACCACCCGATGCAGCTCCCGCAGACGCGCGGCGGGGTCGACGGCGGTGCACGGGACCAGGAACCTGGCGGGCACCCAGTGATTGCCGGTGGGGGCGTCGCCGGGTGAGCGCTGGTCGACCGGCATGTTGACCCGGAATGCGGTGAGCGGCCGGCCATGCGTGCGGTGGTACGTGTCGACCGCGTCGGCCACCGCGGCGATGAAGACGACGTTGAGGGTGACGCCGGCTGCGCGCGCCGCCTGCCTCAGCGGGTCCAGCGGCACGTCGACGACGGTGAAGACGCTAGCGAGCGACCGCCCGGACATCCACGACGACTTCGGCTCGCTCTGCGGAGCAAGCATGGCGGCAGCCGCCGCGGCGGTCCGGCCGGCCGTCGCGGTGGAGGCCAGGGGGTCGGTGAGCAGGGCCAGGGCGGCCCGGGCGGAGGCTTTCGCCGTTCCGCGCAAC harbors:
- a CDS encoding wax ester/triacylglycerol synthase domain-containing protein codes for the protein MAARDERMGAFDAVMYGIEGDPLLRSGIIALAVLETTPDRTQLAARTDRLTRVFPRLRQRAVGSPFSPAPPRWETDPHFDPDYHLRWRRLPDEDSDIAGALAYAARMSEADFDRSRPLWEIAVLTGLHDDGRAAIVIKIHHSVADGMGGLAMSAALFDLQASPGDLGPLPPVPEPRPAGFADRVLQAAEFEIGALLETLRGTAKASARAALALLTDPLASTATAGRTAAAAAAMLAPQSEPKSSWMSGRSLASVFTVVDVPLDPLRQAARAAGVTLNVVFIAAVADAVDTYHRTHGRPLTAFRVNMPVDQRSPGDAPTGNHWVPARFLVPCTAVDPAARLRELHRVVDDARRDPALNLSEVIYKAMALLPGPATEQLAGMLMKGVDVAATNVPGPPVPVYLCGAKVRTLVPFAPKSGAAINVGLLTYDGTAFVGVNSDPAAVEDPHEFTDVLARSFARFTG